In a genomic window of Paramicrobacterium chengjingii:
- a CDS encoding substrate-binding domain-containing protein, translating to MSITKKVLALGAVGLMAAGLAACSSDAEGATEGGDVECNVGISMPTRSLERWINDGEQLEALLKDEGCTVDLQYADNKTSEQISQIQNQIAGGAKILVVAPIDGEVLSPVLSEAKKTQDAVVISYDRLINGTEDIDYYATFDNAKVGKMQGEFIVDQLGLDDGEGPFNLEPFAGSPDDNNAKFFFSGAWDVLLPYVENGQLVVPSGKSPKSNDEWASIGIQGWASDKAQAEMDNRLTSFYSGDEKVDVVLSPNDSLAIGIEASLKSAGYAPGEDYPLITGQDADKANVKAILDGEQAMTVLKDTRKLGEAVFEMIKQIVAGDEVETNVTYDNTKFDVPTAQLDPVVVTKDNVQEEIIDSGFIDASELGL from the coding sequence ATGTCCATAACCAAAAAGGTCCTGGCTCTCGGAGCCGTTGGGCTCATGGCCGCGGGACTCGCAGCGTGCTCATCCGACGCAGAGGGCGCTACCGAGGGCGGCGATGTCGAATGCAACGTCGGAATTTCGATGCCGACCCGTTCGCTCGAGCGGTGGATCAACGATGGCGAGCAGCTTGAAGCGCTGCTCAAAGACGAAGGCTGCACCGTCGACCTGCAATACGCCGACAACAAGACGAGTGAGCAGATCAGCCAGATTCAGAACCAGATCGCCGGAGGCGCGAAGATTCTCGTCGTCGCTCCGATTGATGGCGAAGTGCTTTCTCCCGTGCTGAGCGAGGCCAAGAAGACGCAGGATGCTGTCGTGATCTCATACGACCGCCTCATCAACGGCACGGAAGACATCGACTACTACGCCACCTTCGACAACGCGAAAGTGGGAAAGATGCAGGGCGAGTTCATCGTCGACCAGCTCGGCCTCGACGACGGTGAGGGCCCTTTCAATCTCGAGCCGTTCGCCGGAAGCCCCGACGACAACAACGCGAAGTTCTTCTTCTCGGGCGCCTGGGACGTTCTGCTTCCCTACGTCGAAAACGGGCAGCTTGTGGTTCCGAGCGGCAAATCGCCGAAGTCGAACGACGAGTGGGCATCGATCGGCATCCAAGGGTGGGCCTCAGACAAGGCGCAAGCTGAGATGGACAACCGGCTGACCTCGTTCTATTCGGGCGACGAGAAGGTCGACGTCGTGCTGTCTCCCAACGACAGCCTGGCCATCGGCATCGAAGCGTCTCTCAAATCGGCAGGTTACGCGCCGGGTGAGGACTATCCGCTGATCACCGGTCAGGATGCAGACAAGGCAAACGTCAAGGCCATCCTCGACGGCGAGCAGGCGATGACAGTGCTCAAGGACACACGCAAGCTCGGCGAGGCAGTCTTTGAGATGATCAAGCAGATCGTCGCCGGTGACGAGGTCGAGACCAACGTCACGTATGACAACACGAAGTTCGACGTTCCGACGGCTCAGCTCGACCCGGTCGTTGTCACGAAGGACAACGTGCAAGAGGAGATCATCGACTCGGGCTTCATCGACGCCTCCGAGCTCGGACTGTGA
- the mmsA gene encoding multiple monosaccharide ABC transporter ATP-binding protein: protein MQQSPSILTMSDIAINFGPVKALDGVSLEVHRGEIHGICGENGAGKSTLMKVLSGVYPAGTYTGDIQFDGHDVGYKSINDSERDGIVIIHQELALSPYLSIAENIFLGNEQQTRGVIDWNSTNAEAAKLLKRVGLRENPSTPVLELGVGKQQLVEIAKALSKNVKLLILDEPTAALNDEDSAHLLGLIEQLREQGITSIIISHKLKEIKRIADSVTIIRDGKTIESFSMSEETATENRIIRSMVGRDLNNLFPPRDPDIGEEVLRVEDWTVYHPVDTARKVVDGASFTVRAGEIVGFAGLMGAGRTELAMSVFGHSYGTKISGRIYKNGTEIQARSVGEAISHGLAYATEDRKRYGLNLIKDIAENISSAALPKLSRAGVVDRYREHKVADSYREKMNIKAPSVSAITGKLSGGNQQKVVLSKWIFTGPDVLFLDEPTRGIDVGAKYEIYGIINELAAQGKAVVVISSELPELLGLSDRIYAISEGRLTGEVARADATQEVLMEYMTAGKD, encoded by the coding sequence ATGCAGCAGTCACCAAGCATCCTGACGATGTCTGACATCGCCATCAATTTTGGGCCGGTGAAGGCCCTCGACGGCGTCTCTCTCGAAGTGCACCGCGGTGAGATCCACGGAATCTGCGGTGAGAACGGCGCCGGCAAATCGACGCTCATGAAGGTGCTCAGCGGCGTCTATCCGGCAGGAACCTACACCGGCGACATCCAGTTCGACGGGCACGACGTCGGCTACAAATCGATCAACGACAGTGAGCGAGATGGAATCGTCATCATCCATCAGGAGCTTGCGCTTAGTCCCTACCTTTCGATCGCCGAGAACATCTTTCTCGGCAACGAGCAGCAGACGCGCGGCGTCATCGACTGGAACTCGACGAACGCAGAAGCGGCAAAGCTGTTGAAGCGCGTCGGTCTGCGTGAGAATCCGTCAACTCCCGTGCTTGAACTCGGCGTAGGAAAGCAGCAGCTCGTCGAGATTGCGAAAGCGTTGTCGAAGAACGTGAAGCTGCTCATCCTCGACGAGCCGACAGCGGCGCTCAATGACGAGGACTCGGCGCACCTGCTCGGACTGATCGAGCAACTGCGCGAGCAGGGCATCACGAGCATCATCATCTCTCACAAGCTCAAAGAGATTAAGCGCATCGCCGACAGCGTCACCATCATTCGTGATGGAAAGACGATCGAGTCGTTCTCGATGTCTGAAGAAACGGCTACCGAGAATCGGATCATCCGCTCGATGGTCGGTCGCGACCTCAACAATCTCTTCCCGCCCCGGGACCCCGACATCGGCGAAGAGGTGCTGCGTGTTGAGGACTGGACCGTCTACCACCCGGTCGATACCGCGCGAAAAGTCGTTGACGGAGCATCCTTCACTGTGCGTGCGGGGGAGATCGTCGGCTTCGCCGGGCTCATGGGCGCCGGAAGAACCGAGTTGGCCATGAGCGTCTTCGGACATTCGTACGGCACGAAGATCTCTGGCCGCATCTACAAGAACGGCACAGAGATCCAGGCGCGGTCGGTGGGAGAGGCGATCAGCCATGGTCTCGCCTATGCGACAGAAGACCGCAAGCGTTACGGGCTCAACCTGATCAAAGACATCGCCGAGAACATCTCATCAGCGGCGCTTCCGAAGCTCTCGCGCGCCGGAGTGGTCGACCGCTACCGTGAGCACAAGGTTGCCGATTCGTACCGCGAGAAGATGAACATCAAAGCGCCTTCCGTCTCGGCGATTACGGGCAAGCTGTCCGGCGGAAATCAGCAGAAGGTCGTGCTCTCGAAGTGGATTTTCACCGGCCCTGACGTGCTGTTTCTCGATGAACCGACCCGCGGGATTGACGTGGGAGCGAAATACGAGATCTACGGAATCATCAACGAGCTGGCGGCGCAGGGAAAAGCCGTCGTCGTCATCTCGTCAGAGCTGCCAGAGCTTCTCGGCCTCTCTGACCGGATCTATGCAATATCTGAAGGACGGCTCACGGGCGAAGTCGCCCGTGCCGACGCTACGCAGGAAGTGCTCATGGAGTACATGACAGCGGGAAAGGACTGA
- the mmsB gene encoding multiple monosaccharide ABC transporter permease has product MSTSTITAPTTPAPENKPRKRPTISVNLRQYGILAALAIIIVLFEVMTDGRLLLPGNINNLIQQNAYVLILAVGMVIVIIGGHIDLSVGSVVAMVGAISAIAMQHWGLPWWAAVIVALLVGALVGAWQGFWVAFIGIPAFIVTLAGMLLFRGLTLVLLTGGTISGLSESFVAIGAGWFPGWLGELGGRDVLTIVFGIVAVVLLVFQQSRARAVQRRLDLVREPLVSFWIKLGIASVAILALAWLLSDYAGTPFILIILAVLILTYTFVLRNTVFGRHVYAIGGNRFAAMMSGVKTKWIDFFILTNMGLLAGLAGVVSTARAGGAVASAGTNYELDAIAAVFIGGAAVTGGVGTVVGAVIGALVMGVLNMGLSILSVDAAWQMAIKGLVLLLAVAFDIFNKKRGNAG; this is encoded by the coding sequence GTGAGCACTTCGACAATCACTGCCCCCACAACACCGGCACCGGAGAACAAGCCGCGCAAGCGGCCGACCATCTCGGTCAACCTCAGACAGTACGGAATTTTGGCCGCACTTGCGATCATCATCGTGCTGTTCGAGGTGATGACAGACGGGCGTCTGCTGCTGCCCGGTAACATCAACAACCTGATCCAGCAGAACGCCTACGTGCTCATTCTGGCCGTGGGCATGGTAATCGTGATCATCGGCGGGCACATCGACCTGTCTGTCGGCTCGGTCGTGGCGATGGTCGGGGCAATATCAGCGATTGCGATGCAGCACTGGGGGCTTCCCTGGTGGGCGGCAGTCATCGTCGCTCTTCTCGTCGGGGCCCTCGTGGGTGCCTGGCAGGGATTCTGGGTGGCCTTTATCGGCATCCCGGCCTTTATCGTCACACTCGCGGGAATGCTGCTCTTTCGCGGACTCACCCTCGTGCTGCTCACAGGTGGAACGATCAGTGGGCTCTCTGAAAGCTTTGTCGCGATCGGCGCCGGCTGGTTCCCCGGCTGGCTTGGCGAGCTCGGCGGACGAGATGTACTCACCATCGTCTTCGGGATCGTCGCCGTCGTTCTTCTCGTTTTTCAACAGTCACGGGCACGTGCTGTGCAGCGGCGTCTCGATCTGGTGCGCGAACCGCTCGTCTCGTTCTGGATCAAGCTGGGCATCGCGTCTGTGGCAATCCTCGCTCTCGCCTGGCTGCTCAGCGACTACGCGGGCACGCCGTTCATTCTCATTATTCTCGCTGTGCTGATTCTCACGTACACGTTCGTACTGCGAAACACGGTGTTTGGCCGTCACGTGTATGCGATCGGCGGAAACCGCTTTGCGGCGATGATGAGCGGTGTGAAGACCAAGTGGATCGACTTCTTCATTCTCACCAATATGGGGCTTCTCGCTGGTCTTGCCGGAGTGGTGTCGACAGCGCGCGCAGGTGGCGCCGTTGCCTCCGCCGGAACCAACTACGAGTTGGATGCCATTGCTGCGGTGTTCATCGGTGGTGCCGCTGTGACCGGTGGTGTGGGTACGGTTGTGGGTGCCGTCATCGGTGCGCTCGTGATGGGCGTGCTCAACATGGGGCTGTCGATTCTTTCGGTGGATGCTGCATGGCAGATGGCGATCAAGGGTCTCGTGCTGCTGCTTGCCGTTGCGTTCGATATCTTCAATAAGAAGCGCGGCAACGCCGGGTAA
- a CDS encoding ROK family protein, with protein sequence MTRRDDVVSERVAPSPGSRTSNDQLRRFNLSMLMQILHRNGGCSRAELTRRTGLNRSTIAVLVAELVEAGLAYEGEPETVVGQIGRPSLRVHPEPRMSAITVNPEHNSVAIGLIGLGGEIIRSVRFDSSRVPSPAEAVRVAHSIVEGMRGEIEQSYDLVGVGIAVPGLVSAATGRIVNAPQLRWKDVDLATPMAQAFQLPVFIANDATVGAIAENLFGAAKGAKDLVFVDGSGSGIGGGVIIDGQPLRGTSGFAGELGHIMVNSTGARCHCGRIGCLETEVNLERLLLLLGLTRADEHELDIELGVTRDHAVLEEVRRQLGFLSIALTNLVNIFDPEVVVLGGFLGALLTVSDERLGGELKLRSMSGHSRSVVLARARLRSRRVMIGAAELAFAPLLADPLAFRRV encoded by the coding sequence ATGACCCGTCGCGATGATGTCGTGTCGGAACGTGTTGCTCCCTCACCGGGCTCCCGCACGAGCAACGATCAGCTCAGACGTTTCAACCTCTCGATGCTCATGCAGATTCTGCACCGCAATGGCGGCTGCAGTCGTGCAGAGCTCACCCGCAGAACTGGGCTGAATCGCTCGACGATCGCTGTGCTGGTCGCCGAGCTTGTCGAGGCGGGGCTCGCCTACGAGGGTGAACCCGAGACCGTGGTCGGGCAGATTGGCCGCCCGAGCCTCCGCGTTCACCCCGAGCCGCGGATGTCGGCCATCACAGTGAATCCCGAGCACAACAGCGTTGCGATCGGCCTGATCGGGCTCGGGGGAGAGATCATTCGAAGCGTTCGCTTTGACAGCTCCCGCGTTCCCAGCCCGGCAGAAGCCGTTCGCGTTGCGCATTCAATCGTCGAGGGGATGCGCGGGGAGATTGAGCAGTCGTACGATCTTGTCGGGGTAGGAATCGCGGTACCGGGGCTCGTGAGCGCTGCGACAGGGCGCATCGTGAATGCTCCGCAGCTGCGGTGGAAAGACGTCGACCTTGCCACGCCTATGGCCCAAGCGTTTCAGCTTCCGGTCTTCATCGCGAACGACGCAACGGTCGGCGCGATTGCCGAGAATCTGTTCGGCGCGGCGAAGGGCGCGAAGGACCTCGTCTTCGTCGATGGGAGCGGATCCGGCATCGGCGGCGGTGTTATCATCGACGGACAGCCGCTGCGCGGAACCTCCGGCTTCGCCGGCGAACTCGGGCACATCATGGTGAACAGCACCGGCGCCCGCTGCCACTGCGGACGCATTGGATGTCTCGAGACCGAGGTGAACCTCGAGCGTCTCCTGTTGCTGCTCGGACTGACGCGAGCCGACGAGCATGAGCTCGACATCGAGCTTGGTGTTACGCGCGATCACGCGGTGCTCGAGGAGGTGCGCCGCCAGCTCGGGTTCCTCTCGATCGCGCTCACTAACCTGGTCAACATCTTTGACCCAGAGGTTGTGGTGCTCGGGGGCTTTCTCGGTGCACTGCTCACCGTGTCAGATGAACGCCTGGGGGGAGAACTCAAGCTTCGCTCCATGTCGGGGCATTCGCGTTCCGTGGTTCTTGCCCGCGCACGATTGCGATCGCGACGAGTGATGATCGGCGCAGCCGAGCTGGCGTTCGCGCCGTTGCTCGCCGACCCGTTGGCATTCAGACGCGTCTGA
- a CDS encoding SprT-like domain-containing protein, producing the protein MADLARVRVWAHALISLHLDASWTFAFDNAKKRAGLCNYSTKRISVSRYLASRYDDDEIHQVLLHEVAHAMAGPKAGHSPAWVRVARDIGYEGQRLHHGKIADELAPWIGACPQGHRLYRYRAPTRRVSCGECSRRFDPKFEIVWTKRTITPEERAKAALNAS; encoded by the coding sequence ATGGCAGATCTTGCTCGAGTGAGAGTATGGGCACACGCGCTCATCTCCCTGCATCTCGACGCGTCATGGACTTTCGCGTTCGATAACGCGAAGAAGCGCGCGGGATTGTGCAATTACTCGACGAAGCGCATTTCGGTGTCGCGATACTTGGCGTCACGCTACGACGACGATGAAATTCACCAGGTGCTGCTGCACGAGGTAGCCCACGCTATGGCCGGCCCGAAGGCCGGTCATAGCCCGGCATGGGTGCGCGTCGCGCGCGACATCGGCTATGAAGGACAGCGTCTTCATCACGGCAAGATCGCCGATGAGTTAGCGCCGTGGATCGGCGCCTGCCCGCAGGGTCACCGGCTCTATCGCTATCGCGCGCCGACGAGGCGGGTTTCGTGCGGCGAATGCTCGAGACGTTTCGACCCGAAGTTCGAGATCGTCTGGACAAAGCGAACGATCACACCCGAGGAGCGGGCAAAGGCAGCTCTCAACGCGTCGTGA
- a CDS encoding tetratricopeptide repeat protein — MGYDAATLREKVDLKAVGARLDELGSMRSLEALCEKAWLLKVAGQLDDALDSANAAIRLARFTGNRRDLMRPRMLRAQVLQFRAEFEPALHELNSLIEEAHTHEWQLYEAFALQHRGKVYFDQEEYELALADFRAAIQIRRAVGASESQIESSLVAISVTESRISA, encoded by the coding sequence TTGGGCTATGACGCCGCCACTCTTCGCGAGAAGGTGGATCTGAAGGCCGTCGGAGCACGCCTCGACGAACTCGGCAGCATGCGCAGTCTCGAAGCCCTGTGTGAGAAGGCCTGGCTGCTGAAGGTTGCCGGCCAGCTCGACGACGCCCTCGACTCTGCAAACGCCGCCATCAGGCTCGCGCGGTTCACCGGCAACCGTCGCGATCTCATGAGACCCCGGATGCTGCGCGCGCAAGTTCTGCAATTCCGCGCCGAATTCGAGCCAGCACTTCACGAGCTGAACTCCCTCATCGAAGAGGCACACACCCACGAATGGCAGCTGTACGAGGCATTCGCCCTGCAACACCGGGGCAAGGTCTACTTCGATCAGGAGGAGTACGAGCTGGCACTCGCCGACTTCCGTGCGGCAATTCAGATTCGCCGTGCCGTCGGGGCGTCAGAGAGCCAGATCGAGTCCTCGCTCGTCGCCATCTCTGTTACTGAATCGCGCATTTCGGCGTAG
- a CDS encoding PQQ-dependent sugar dehydrogenase yields MPRLTAVATASALLLSACSTASPPTTEHSLADTAAPGMPSGEYDVLATQLEAPWSIVPIEHGALLSLRDSAQIVHVSENGDRDVIGTVDEAAPAGEGGLLGLALHGDHDDAWLYAYVTTATDNRILRYPVTGLPDSPRLGSADDVLTGIPKASIHNGGRLAFGPDGMLYATTGDATGGDIAQDVDSLAGKILRITPDGSVPDDNPFEGSRVYSLGHRNPQGLAWTDDGRMWASEFGQNTWDELNLIEPGANYGWPIVEGMADDDAFTDPVLQWTTDEASPSGLTAIGDTLYMAGLGGERLWVITDPAGEAHAASYLNGELGRIRDVVATASGSLWLITNNTDGRGNPDPDDDRLITLHVNASGAG; encoded by the coding sequence ATGCCGCGGCTCACTGCCGTCGCAACAGCATCCGCTCTTCTGCTCAGCGCCTGCTCAACGGCATCGCCGCCCACGACAGAACATAGCCTCGCCGACACGGCAGCACCCGGCATGCCCAGCGGGGAATACGACGTTCTTGCGACGCAACTTGAGGCACCGTGGTCAATCGTCCCAATCGAGCACGGTGCGCTGCTCTCATTGCGAGACAGCGCACAGATCGTGCACGTGAGCGAAAACGGCGACCGCGACGTGATCGGCACCGTCGACGAGGCAGCTCCAGCAGGCGAGGGCGGTCTTCTCGGCCTTGCCCTGCACGGCGACCATGACGACGCGTGGCTCTACGCGTACGTGACGACGGCAACCGACAATCGCATACTGCGCTACCCCGTGACTGGGCTGCCGGACTCCCCACGGCTCGGCTCGGCTGACGACGTGCTCACCGGCATCCCCAAAGCCTCCATTCACAACGGCGGCCGCCTCGCATTCGGGCCAGACGGGATGCTGTATGCGACGACAGGTGATGCAACAGGCGGTGATATCGCTCAGGACGTGGATTCCCTTGCGGGGAAGATTCTGCGAATAACACCCGACGGCAGCGTGCCAGACGACAACCCGTTCGAGGGATCGCGTGTCTATTCACTCGGGCACCGCAATCCACAAGGTCTCGCGTGGACGGACGACGGCCGAATGTGGGCAAGTGAATTCGGGCAGAACACGTGGGACGAGTTGAACCTCATTGAACCCGGCGCAAACTATGGGTGGCCAATCGTCGAGGGCATGGCCGACGACGACGCCTTTACAGACCCTGTGCTGCAGTGGACGACAGACGAGGCAAGTCCGAGCGGGCTCACCGCCATTGGCGACACGCTGTACATGGCCGGCCTCGGCGGCGAGCGACTCTGGGTGATCACCGACCCGGCAGGCGAAGCGCATGCCGCGAGCTATTTGAATGGAGAGCTTGGGCGCATTCGCGACGTCGTGGCGACGGCATCCGGATCGCTTTGGCTGATCACGAACAATACAGATGGGCGGGGAAACCCCGACCCAGATGACGACAGGCTGATCACCCTGCACGTCAACGCGAGCGGTGCGGGTTAG
- a CDS encoding spermidine synthase, giving the protein MSENPSIVLSGSGLAARIEPDTFQDGAFQLVVDGTPQSHVNVGDPRELFFEYVRRIGHVVDLVSPAATPITAVHLGAGALTLPRYVDATRPGSRQQVIELERELVDFVREHLPWSKKAQIRVRYGDARDVLGRLPAGLNGTVDLVVSDIFNGSQTPAHVTSTEFYELTAALLTPQGMLAVNVADGPGLAFTRSQAATLSEVFREVAALADTQILKGRRFGNVVLVASRSMLPLDAVPRLLAGGPYPAKLVAGRELRDFIAGARPVTDAEALPSPLPSRNVFDV; this is encoded by the coding sequence GTGAGCGAGAATCCGTCGATTGTGCTGTCGGGCAGCGGCCTGGCAGCGCGCATCGAACCCGATACCTTTCAGGACGGCGCCTTTCAACTCGTCGTCGACGGTACACCGCAATCGCACGTCAACGTGGGCGATCCACGCGAGTTGTTCTTCGAGTACGTGCGCCGCATCGGCCACGTCGTCGACCTCGTGAGCCCTGCCGCAACGCCCATTACTGCTGTGCACCTCGGGGCGGGCGCCCTGACCCTTCCGCGCTACGTCGACGCGACGCGACCGGGTTCGCGCCAACAGGTGATCGAGTTGGAGCGCGAGCTCGTCGACTTCGTACGTGAACACCTCCCCTGGTCGAAGAAGGCACAGATCCGAGTGCGGTACGGCGACGCCCGAGACGTGCTTGGCCGACTTCCCGCAGGCCTGAACGGCACAGTAGACCTCGTGGTCAGCGATATCTTCAACGGCTCGCAGACGCCGGCGCACGTGACCAGCACCGAGTTCTACGAATTGACCGCAGCGCTGCTCACACCACAGGGAATGCTGGCCGTCAACGTTGCCGATGGCCCGGGTCTCGCGTTCACGCGCAGCCAGGCCGCGACCCTGAGCGAGGTGTTCAGGGAGGTTGCCGCTCTCGCGGACACGCAGATTCTCAAGGGGCGCCGCTTCGGCAACGTCGTACTCGTCGCGTCACGCTCGATGCTGCCGCTCGACGCGGTTCCGCGATTGCTTGCTGGCGGCCCGTACCCGGCGAAGCTCGTCGCCGGCCGGGAGCTGAGGGACTTCATCGCCGGCGCACGCCCGGTTACAGATGCCGAGGCGTTGCCTTCCCCCTTGCCGTCTCGAAACGTCTTCGACGTCTGA
- a CDS encoding LamB/YcsF family protein: MRIDLNCDLGETVDEQPTADDAAMFAQISSANIACGFHAGDADSMKASCDLAVQHGVAIGAHVSYLDTANFGRSDVDIDRATLIEHLVEQIETLTRIADAAGAVVRYVKPHGALYNRIARDAERADAVAEAVASCGPLPLMGLPESRIADAASDHGLSFYREAFVDRAYTAHGMLVPRGEPGALVSADAVAERAVAIVAERAVVAVTGERIRLDVDSLCVHGDTPGAVRMATEVRAALEASAITIASVAS; this comes from the coding sequence GTGCGCATCGATCTCAATTGCGATCTCGGTGAGACCGTCGACGAGCAGCCGACGGCTGACGATGCAGCGATGTTTGCGCAGATCTCCAGCGCCAACATCGCGTGCGGCTTCCACGCGGGCGACGCCGACAGCATGAAGGCGTCGTGCGATCTCGCCGTGCAGCACGGCGTAGCGATCGGAGCTCACGTCTCGTATCTCGACACCGCGAACTTCGGGCGCTCCGATGTCGACATCGACAGGGCGACGCTCATCGAGCACCTTGTCGAGCAGATTGAGACCCTGACACGCATCGCGGATGCCGCTGGCGCCGTCGTGCGCTATGTGAAACCGCACGGTGCTCTCTACAACCGCATAGCGCGAGACGCCGAAAGAGCGGATGCTGTCGCAGAGGCCGTCGCCTCGTGCGGGCCGCTGCCTCTCATGGGGTTGCCCGAATCACGCATCGCGGACGCAGCATCCGACCATGGCCTTTCCTTTTATCGCGAGGCGTTCGTCGACCGCGCATACACGGCACACGGCATGCTGGTTCCCCGCGGTGAGCCCGGGGCGCTCGTGTCGGCGGATGCTGTTGCAGAACGCGCAGTCGCCATCGTCGCGGAGCGAGCCGTCGTTGCCGTGACGGGGGAGCGGATTCGGCTCGACGTCGATTCACTGTGTGTGCACGGGGATACTCCGGGTGCCGTGCGCATGGCTACTGAGGTGAGGGCAGCGCTCGAGGCATCCGCCATCACGATTGCGTCGGTGGCCTCATGA
- a CDS encoding 5-oxoprolinase subunit B family protein — MSVTSTRSIRIVGDSALLVECASLSEVMALHRGLSERPESVIDVVPAARTILVTVARHSELEPVRRWLAEAALVTESPGAAAETVFIDVHYDGADLADVARYTGLSERELIACHTRSTWRVAFGGFAPGFAYLVTDHERLSVPRRNSPRTEVPAGSVALAGGFAGVYPRASPGGWQLIGHTDADLWNVEREHPALLEPGVVVAFREAS; from the coding sequence ATGAGCGTGACCTCCACGCGCAGCATCCGTATCGTGGGCGACTCGGCGCTCCTTGTCGAGTGCGCGTCGCTCAGCGAGGTGATGGCTCTTCACCGCGGGCTCTCTGAGAGGCCCGAGTCCGTGATCGACGTCGTTCCCGCCGCCCGCACGATTCTGGTGACTGTTGCGCGGCACTCCGAGCTCGAGCCTGTTCGCCGGTGGCTCGCCGAGGCCGCGCTCGTCACCGAATCGCCGGGGGCCGCCGCCGAGACCGTGTTCATCGACGTTCATTACGACGGCGCCGATCTCGCCGATGTCGCGCGATACACAGGGCTCAGCGAGCGCGAGTTGATTGCCTGCCATACGCGGTCGACGTGGCGGGTGGCGTTCGGCGGCTTTGCGCCAGGATTCGCCTACCTTGTGACTGACCACGAGCGACTTTCTGTGCCGCGCCGAAATTCTCCGCGAACGGAGGTGCCCGCCGGTTCCGTCGCGCTCGCCGGAGGGTTCGCCGGCGTCTACCCGCGTGCGTCGCCCGGAGGATGGCAGCTCATTGGCCACACCGATGCCGATCTGTGGAACGTCGAGCGAGAGCATCCTGCCCTTCTGGAGCCTGGGGTGGTCGTGGCTTTTCGGGAGGCCTCATGA
- a CDS encoding biotin-dependent carboxyltransferase family protein: protein MTLLTIVESGPLTTVQDLGRPGFAHIGVPRSGALDRSALRLANRLVGNSEADAALEITVGGFEARTNADVWVAVTGAWCPISVGGEQIDPNTPVRARAGQTIRVDAAVGGLRAYLSVRGGIDATAVLGSRSRDTLSGLGPEPLAPGDELGVGREPDAPIPALEISPWSPPSDERVEVPVVLGPRQEWFEDAEIEAFLGTVWALDAASNRVGARLVGDPVTRRTDAELPSEGMVAGAIQIPPSGLPTVLLADHPVTGGYPVIGIVSSAAIDAFAQLRPGQKLTFRHA, encoded by the coding sequence ATGACGCTGCTCACTATCGTCGAATCCGGTCCGCTCACCACGGTTCAAGATCTCGGTCGTCCGGGGTTCGCGCACATCGGCGTGCCGCGATCCGGTGCGCTCGATCGTAGTGCGCTGCGTCTCGCGAATCGCCTCGTCGGCAACAGTGAGGCCGATGCCGCTCTTGAGATCACGGTCGGCGGCTTCGAGGCTCGCACGAATGCCGATGTCTGGGTGGCTGTCACGGGAGCATGGTGCCCCATCTCCGTCGGGGGAGAGCAGATCGACCCGAATACTCCAGTGCGTGCTCGGGCGGGGCAGACAATACGAGTGGATGCCGCGGTGGGCGGCCTTCGGGCGTATCTCAGTGTGCGCGGGGGTATTGACGCGACTGCCGTGCTGGGGTCTCGCTCTCGCGACACGCTGTCGGGGCTCGGGCCTGAACCGTTGGCGCCGGGTGACGAGCTTGGCGTCGGCCGTGAACCGGATGCGCCGATACCCGCTCTGGAGATCTCACCGTGGAGTCCACCGTCGGACGAGCGCGTCGAGGTGCCCGTCGTGCTCGGGCCGCGGCAGGAGTGGTTCGAGGATGCCGAGATCGAGGCGTTTCTCGGCACCGTGTGGGCGCTCGATGCGGCGTCGAACCGGGTGGGCGCTCGCCTTGTCGGCGATCCCGTCACTCGACGAACCGATGCGGAGCTGCCGAGCGAGGGCATGGTGGCTGGAGCGATTCAGATTCCGCCGTCCGGACTGCCGACGGTGCTGCTCGCCGACCATCCGGTGACGGGAGGCTACCCGGTGATCGGCATCGTCTCGTCCGCTGCCATCGATGCCTTCGCTCAGTTGCGCCCAGGGCAGAAGCTGACGTTCCGTCACGCCTGA